A DNA window from Schistocerca gregaria isolate iqSchGreg1 chromosome 2, iqSchGreg1.2, whole genome shotgun sequence contains the following coding sequences:
- the LOC126331324 gene encoding uncharacterized protein LOC126331324 isoform X1: MKTIFILFAVLGITAAKAVPAPRISVHTRDLQDDLNDFLALIPVDEIVAIVLDHLANDPEVQAAVQYILSDDFKSIVLAIDALPEYIDFLNYLQESGLDVYKYVNALHDFLGLPQLTPPSKLRRARSIRSMVDEILAILPLEELRALFDEKLETSPDFKELYDRIRSPEFQSIVETLNSLPEYQELLQKLRDAGIDVDAFIDLIRGLFGLPTSSSNKVRLHVRAKKANRDLQDDLNDFLALIPVDEIVAIVLDHLANDPEVQAAVQYILSDDFKSIVLAIDALPEYIDFLNYLQESGLDVYKYVNALHDFLGLPQLTPPSKLRRARSIRSMVDEILAILPLEELRALFDEKLETSPDFKELYDRIRSPEFQSIVETLNSLPEYQELLQKLRDAGIDVDAFIDLIRGLFGLPTSSSNKVRLHVRAKKANRDLQDDLNDFLALIPVDEIVAIVLDHLANDPEVQAAVQYILSDDFKSIVLAIDALPEYIDFLNYLQESGLDVYKYVNALHDFLGLPQLTPPSKLRRARSIRSMVDEILAILPLDELRALFDEKLETSPDFKELYDRIRSPEFQSIVETLNSLPEYQELLQKLRDAGIDVDAFIDLIRGLFGLPTSSSNKVRLHVRAKKANRDLQDDLNDFLALIPVDEIVAIVLDHLANDPEVQAAVQYILSDDFKSIVLAIDALPEYIDFLNYLQESGLDVYKYVNALHDFLGLPQLTPPSKLRRARSIRSMVDEILAILPLDELRALFDEKLETSPDFKELYDRIRSPEFQSIVETLNSLPEYQELLQKLRDAGIDVDAFIDLIRGLFGLPTSSSNKVRLHVRAKKANRDLQDDLNDFLALIPVDEIVAIVLDHLANDPEVQAAVQYILSDDFKSIVLAIDALPEYIDFLNYLQESGLDVYKYVNALHDFLGLPQLTPPSKLRRARSIRSMVDEILAILPLDELRALFDEKLETSPDFKELYDRIRSPEFQSIVETLNSLPEYQELLQKLRDAGIDVDAFIDLIRGLFGLPTRKF, encoded by the exons ATGAAGACGATCTTCATCCTATTCGCTGTCCTCGGGATAACAGCAG CAAAGGCTGTTCCTGCCCCCCGTATTAGCGTACACACACGCGACCTCCAGGATGACCTCAATGACTTCCTCGCCCTCATCCCCGTCGACGAAATTGTCGCTATCGTGCTCGACCACTTGGCCAACGACCCTGAGGTGCAGGCTGCTGTTCAGTACATACTCTCTGATGACTTCAAGAGCATTGTCCTGGCCATCGACGCTCTCCCAGAATACATTGAT TTCCTCAACTACCTGCAAGAGTCCGGCCTCGATGTCTACAAATACGTGAACGCTCTACACGACTTCCTGGGACTGCCCCAGCTTACCCCTCCATCCAAGCTGAGACGCGCCAGGAGCATCCGTTCCATGGTCGACGAGATTCTCGCCATCTTGCCATTGGAAGAACTCCGGGCTCTGTTCGACGAGAAGCTGGAAACCAGCCCCGACTTCAAGGAACTGTACGACAGGATCAGGTCTCCCGAATTCCAG TCGATCGTGGAAACTCTGAACTCGCTGCCAGAGTACCAGGAGCTGCTCCAGAAACTGAGGGACGCTGGCATCGACGTCGACGCATTCATTGACCTGATTCGCGGTCTTTTCGGCCTGCCAACAA GCTCCAGCAACAAGGTTCGACTCCATGTACGTGCCAAGAAGGCCAACCGCGACCTCCAGGATGACCTCAATGACTTCCTCGCCCTCATCCCCGTCGACGAAATTGTCGCTATCGTGCTCGACCACTTGGCCAACGACCCTGAGGTGCAGGCTGCTGTTCAGTACATACTCTCTGATGACTTCAAGAGCATTGTCCTGGCCATCGACGCTCTCCCAGAATACATTGAT TTCCTCAACTACCTGCAAGAGTCCGGCCTCGATGTCTACAAATACGTGAACGCTCTACACGACTTCCTGGGACTGCCCCAGCTTACCCCTCCATCCAAGCTGAGACGCGCCAGGAGCATCCGTTCCATGGTCGACGAGATTCTCGCCATCTTGCCATTGGAAGAACTCCGGGCTCTGTTCGACGAGAAGCTGGAAACCAGCCCCGACTTCAAGGAACTGTACGACAGGATCAGGTCTCCCGAATTCCAG TCGATCGTGGAAACTCTGAACTCGCTGCCAGAGTACCAGGAGCTGCTCCAGAAACTGAGGGACGCTGGCATCGACGTCGACGCATTCATTGACCTGATTCGCGGTCTTTTCGGCCTGCCAACAA GCTCCAGCAACAAGGTTCGACTCCATGTACGTGCCAAGAAGGCCAACCGCGACCTCCAGGATGACCTCAATGACTTCCTCGCCCTCATCCCCGTCGACGAAATTGTCGCTATCGTGCTCGACCACTTGGCCAACGACCCTGAGGTGCAGGCTGCTGTTCAGTACATACTCTCTGATGACTTCAAGAGCATTGTCCTGGCCATCGACGCTCTCCCAGAATACATTGAT TTCCTCAACTACCTGCAAGAGTCCGGCCTCGATGTCTACAAATACGTGAACGCTCTACACGACTTCCTGGGACTGCCCCAGCTTACCCCTCCATCCAAGCTGAGACGCGCCAGGAGCATCCGTTCCATGGTCGACGAGATTCTCGCCATCTTGCCATTGGACGAACTCCGGGCTCTGTTCGACGAGAAGCTGGAAACCAGCCCCGACTTCAAGGAACTGTACGACAGGATCAGGTCTCCCGAATTCCAG TCGATCGTGGAAACTCTGAACTCGCTGCCAGAGTACCAGGAGCTGCTCCAGAAACTGAGGGACGCTGGCATCGACGTCGACGCATTCATTGACCTGATTCGCGGTCTTTTCGGCCTGCCAACAA GCTCCAGCAACAAGGTTCGACTCCATGTACGTGCCAAGAAGGCCAACCGCGACCTCCAGGATGACCTCAATGACTTCCTCGCCCTCATCCCCGTCGACGAAATTGTCGCTATCGTGCTCGACCACTTGGCCAACGACCCTGAGGTGCAGGCTGCTGTTCAGTACATACTCTCTGATGACTTCAAGAGCATTGTCCTGGCCATCGACGCTCTCCCAGAATACATTGAT TTCCTCAACTACCTGCAAGAGTCCGGCCTCGATGTCTACAAATACGTGAACGCTCTACACGACTTCCTGGGACTGCCCCAGCTTACCCCTCCATCCAAGCTGAGACGCGCCAGGAGCATCCGTTCCATGGTCGACGAGATTCTCGCCATCTTGCCATTGGACGAACTCCGGGCTCTGTTCGACGAGAAGCTGGAAACCAGCCCCGACTTCAAGGAACTGTACGACAGGATCAGGTCTCCCGAATTCCAG TCGATCGTGGAAACTCTGAACTCGCTGCCAGAGTACCAGGAGCTGCTCCAGAAACTGAGGGACGCTGGCATCGACGTCGACGCATTCATTGACCTGATTCGCGGTCTTTTCGGCCTGCCAACAA GCTCCAGCAACAAGGTTCGACTCCATGTACGTGCCAAGAAGGCCAACCGCGACCTCCAGGATGACCTCAATGACTTCCTCGCCCTCATCCCCGTCGACGAAATTGTCGCTATCGTGCTCGACCACTTGGCCAACGACCCTGAGGTGCAGGCTGCTGTTCAGTACATACTCTCTGATGACTTCAAGAGCATTGTCCTGGCCATCGACGCTCTCCCAGAATACATTGAT TTCCTCAACTACCTGCAAGAGTCCGGCCTCGATGTCTACAAATACGTGAACGCTCTACACGACTTCCTGGGACTGCCCCAGCTTACCCCTCCATCCAAGCTGAGACGCGCCAGGAGCATCCGTTCCATGGTCGACGAGATTCTCGCCATCTTGCCATTGGACGAACTCCGGGCTCTGTTCGACGAGAAGCTGGAAACCAGCCCCGACTTCAAGGAACTGTACGACAGGATCAGGTCTCCCGAATTCCAG TCGATCGTGGAAACTCTGAACTCGCTGCCAGAGTACCAGGAGCTGCTCCAGAAACTGAGGGACGCTGGCATCGACGTCGACGCATTCATTGACCTGATTCGCGGTCTTTTCGGCCTGCCTACCAGGAAATTTTAA
- the LOC126331324 gene encoding uncharacterized protein LOC126331324 isoform X12 yields MKTIFILFAVLGITAAKAVPAPRISVHTRDLQDDLNDFLALIPVDEIVAIVLDHLANDPEVQAAVQYILSDDFKSIVLAIDALPEYIDFLNYLQESGLDVYKYVNALHDFLGLPQLTPPSKLRRARSIRSMVDEILAILPLEELRALFDEKLETSPDFKELYDRIRSPEFQSIVETLNSLPEYQELLQKLRDAGIDVDAFIDLIRGLFGLPTSSSNKVRLHVRAKKANRDLQDDLNDFLALIPVDEIVAIVLDHLANDPEVQAAVQYILSDDFKSIVLAIDALPEYIDFLNYLQESGLDVYKYVNALHDFLGLPQLTPPSKLRRARSIRSMVDEILAILPLEELRALFDEKLETSPDFKELYDRIRSPEFQSIVETLNSLPEYQELLQKLRDAGIDVDAFIDLIRGLFGLPTSSSNKVRLHVRAKKANRDLQDDLNDFLALIPVDEIVAIVLDHLANDPEVQAAVQYILSDDFKSIVLAIDALPEYIDFLNYLQESGLDVYKYVNALHDFLGLPQLTPPSKLRRARSIRSMVDEILAILPLDELRALFDEKLETSPDFKELYDRIRSPEFQSIVETLNSLPEYQELLQKLRDAGIDVDAFIDLIRGLFGLPTSSSNKVRLHVRAKKANRDLQDDLNDFLALIPVDEIVAIVLDHLANDPEVQAAVQYILSDDFKSIVLAIDALPEYIDFLNYLQESGLDVYKYVNALHDFLGLPQLTPPSKLRRARSIRSMVDEILAILPLDELRALFDEKLETSPDFKELYDRIRSPEFQSIVETLNSLPEYQELLQKLRDAGIDVDAFIDLIRGLFGLPTRKF; encoded by the exons ATGAAGACGATCTTCATCCTATTCGCTGTCCTCGGGATAACAGCAG CAAAGGCTGTTCCTGCCCCCCGTATTAGCGTACACACACGCGACCTCCAGGATGACCTCAATGACTTCCTCGCCCTCATCCCCGTCGACGAAATTGTCGCTATCGTGCTCGACCACTTGGCCAACGACCCTGAGGTGCAGGCTGCTGTTCAGTACATACTCTCTGATGACTTCAAGAGCATTGTCCTGGCCATCGACGCTCTCCCAGAATACATTGAT TTCCTCAACTACCTGCAAGAGTCCGGCCTCGATGTCTACAAATACGTGAACGCTCTACACGACTTCCTGGGACTGCCCCAGCTTACCCCTCCATCCAAGCTGAGACGCGCCAGGAGCATCCGTTCCATGGTCGACGAGATTCTCGCCATCTTGCCATTGGAAGAACTCCGGGCTCTGTTCGACGAGAAGCTGGAAACCAGCCCCGACTTCAAGGAACTGTACGACAGGATCAGGTCTCCCGAATTCCAG TCGATCGTGGAAACTCTGAACTCGCTGCCAGAGTACCAGGAGCTGCTCCAGAAACTGAGGGACGCTGGCATCGACGTCGACGCATTCATTGACCTGATTCGCGGTCTTTTCGGCCTGCCAACAA GCTCCAGCAACAAGGTTCGACTCCATGTACGTGCCAAGAAGGCCAACCGCGACCTCCAGGATGACCTCAATGACTTCCTCGCCCTCATCCCCGTCGACGAAATTGTCGCTATCGTGCTCGACCACTTGGCCAACGACCCTGAGGTGCAGGCTGCTGTTCAGTACATACTCTCTGATGACTTCAAGAGCATTGTCCTGGCCATCGACGCTCTCCCAGAATACATTGAT TTCCTCAACTACCTGCAAGAGTCCGGCCTCGATGTCTACAAATACGTGAACGCTCTACACGACTTCCTGGGACTGCCCCAGCTTACCCCTCCATCCAAGCTGAGACGCGCCAGGAGCATCCGTTCCATGGTCGACGAGATTCTCGCCATCTTGCCATTGGAAGAACTCCGGGCTCTGTTCGACGAGAAGCTGGAAACCAGCCCCGACTTCAAGGAACTGTACGACAGGATCAGGTCTCCCGAATTCCAG TCGATCGTGGAAACTCTGAACTCGCTGCCAGAGTACCAGGAGCTGCTCCAGAAACTGAGGGACGCTGGCATCGACGTCGACGCATTCATTGACCTGATTCGCGGTCTTTTCGGCCTGCCAACAA GCTCCAGCAACAAGGTTCGACTCCATGTACGTGCCAAGAAGGCCAACCGCGACCTCCAGGATGACCTCAATGACTTCCTCGCCCTCATCCCCGTCGACGAAATTGTCGCTATCGTGCTCGACCACTTGGCCAACGACCCTGAGGTGCAGGCTGCTGTTCAGTACATACTCTCTGATGACTTCAAGAGCATTGTCCTGGCCATCGACGCTCTCCCAGAATACATTGAT TTCCTCAACTACCTGCAAGAGTCCGGCCTCGATGTCTACAAATACGTGAACGCTCTACACGACTTCCTGGGACTGCCCCAGCTTACCCCTCCATCCAAGCTGAGACGCGCCAGGAGCATCCGTTCCATGGTCGACGAGATTCTCGCCATCTTGCCATTGGACGAACTCCGGGCTCTGTTCGACGAGAAGCTGGAAACCAGCCCCGACTTCAAGGAACTGTACGACAGGATCAGGTCTCCCGAATTCCAG TCGATCGTGGAAACTCTGAACTCGCTGCCAGAGTACCAGGAGCTGCTCCAGAAACTGAGGGACGCTGGCATCGACGTCGACGCATTCATTGACCTGATTCGCGGTCTTTTCGGCCTGCCAACAA GCTCCAGCAACAAGGTTCGACTCCATGTACGTGCCAAGAAGGCCAACCGCGACCTCCAGGATGACCTCAATGACTTCCTCGCCCTCATCCCCGTCGACGAAATTGTCGCTATCGTGCTCGACCACTTGGCCAACGACCCTGAGGTGCAGGCTGCTGTTCAGTACATACTCTCTGATGACTTCAAGAGCATTGTCCTGGCCATCGACGCTCTCCCAGAATACATTGAT TTCCTCAACTACCTGCAAGAGTCCGGCCTCGATGTCTACAAATACGTGAACGCTCTACACGACTTCCTGGGACTGCCCCAGCTTACCCCTCCATCCAAGCTGAGACGCGCCAGGAGCATCCGTTCCATGGTCGACGAGATTCTCGCCATCTTGCCATTGGACGAACTCCGGGCTCTGTTCGACGAGAAGCTGGAAACCAGCCCCGACTTCAAGGAACTGTACGACAGGATCAGGTCTCCCGAATTCCAG TCGATCGTGGAAACTCTGAACTCGCTGCCAGAGTACCAGGAGCTGCTCCAGAAACTGAGGGACGCTGGCATCGACGTCGACGCATTCATTGACCTGATTCGCGGTCTTTTCGGCCTGCCTACCAGGAAATTTTAA
- the LOC126331324 gene encoding uncharacterized protein LOC126331324 isoform X11: MKTIFILFAVLGITAAKAVPAPRISVHTRDLQDDLNDFLALIPVDEIVAIVLDHLANDPEVQAAVQYILSDDFKSIVLAIDALPEYIDFLNYLQESGLDVYKYVNALHDFLGLPQLTPPSKLRRARSIRSMVDEILAILPLEELRALFDEKLETSPDFKELYDRIRSPEFQSIVETLNSLPEYQELLQKLRDAGIDVDAFIDLIRGLFGLPTSSSNKVRLHVRAKKANRDLQDDLNDFLALIPVDEIVAIVLDHLANDPEVQAAVQYILSDDFKSIVLAIDALPEYIDFLNYLQESGLDVYKYVNALHDFLGLPQLTPPSKLRRARSIRSMVDEILAILPLDELRALFDEKLETSPDFKELYDRIRSPEFQSIVETLNSLPEYQELLQKLRDAGIDVDAFIDLIRGLFGLPTSSSNKVRLHVRAKKANRDLQDDLNDFLALIPVDEIVAIVLDHLANDPEVQAAVQYILSDDFKSIVLAIDALPEYIDFLNYLQESGLDVYKYVNALHDFLGLPQLTPPSKLRRARSIRSMVDEILAILPLDELRALFDEKLETSPDFKELYDRIRSPEFQSIVETLNSLPEYQELLQKLRDAGIDVDAFIDLIRGLFGLPTSSSNKVRLHVRAKKANRDLQDDLNDFLALIPVDEIVAIVLDHLANDPEVQAAVQYILSDDFKSIVLAIDALPEYIDFLNYLQESGLDVYKYVNALHDFLGLPQLTPPSKLRRARSIRSMVDEILAILPLDELRALFDEKLETSPDFKELYDRIRSPEFQSIVETLNSLPEYQELLQKLRDAGIDVDAFIDLIRGLFGLPTRKF, translated from the exons ATGAAGACGATCTTCATCCTATTCGCTGTCCTCGGGATAACAGCAG CAAAGGCTGTTCCTGCCCCCCGTATTAGCGTACACACACGCGACCTCCAGGATGACCTCAATGACTTCCTCGCCCTCATCCCCGTCGACGAAATTGTCGCTATCGTGCTCGACCACTTGGCCAACGACCCTGAGGTGCAGGCTGCTGTTCAGTACATACTCTCTGATGACTTCAAGAGCATTGTCCTGGCCATCGACGCTCTCCCAGAATACATTGAT TTCCTCAACTACCTGCAAGAGTCCGGCCTCGATGTCTACAAATACGTGAACGCTCTACACGACTTCCTGGGACTGCCCCAGCTTACCCCTCCATCCAAGCTGAGACGCGCCAGGAGCATCCGTTCCATGGTCGACGAGATTCTCGCCATCTTGCCATTGGAAGAACTCCGGGCTCTGTTCGACGAGAAGCTGGAAACCAGCCCCGACTTCAAGGAACTGTACGACAGGATCAGGTCTCCCGAATTCCAG TCGATCGTGGAAACTCTGAACTCGCTGCCAGAGTACCAGGAGCTGCTCCAGAAACTGAGGGACGCTGGCATCGACGTCGACGCATTCATTGACCTGATTCGCGGTCTTTTCGGCCTGCCAACAA GCTCCAGCAACAAGGTTCGACTCCATGTACGTGCCAAGAAGGCCAACCGCGACCTCCAGGATGACCTCAATGACTTCCTCGCCCTCATCCCCGTCGACGAAATTGTCGCTATCGTGCTCGACCACTTGGCCAACGACCCTGAGGTGCAGGCTGCTGTTCAGTACATACTCTCTGATGACTTCAAGAGCATTGTCCTGGCCATCGACGCTCTCCCAGAATACATTGAT TTCCTCAACTACCTGCAAGAGTCCGGCCTCGATGTCTACAAATACGTGAACGCTCTACACGACTTCCTGGGACTGCCCCAGCTTACCCCTCCATCCAAGCTGAGACGCGCCAGGAGCATCCGTTCCATGGTCGACGAGATTCTCGCCATCTTGCCATTGGACGAACTCCGGGCTCTGTTCGACGAGAAGCTGGAAACCAGCCCCGACTTCAAGGAACTGTACGACAGGATCAGGTCTCCCGAATTCCAG TCGATCGTGGAAACTCTGAACTCGCTGCCAGAGTACCAGGAGCTGCTCCAGAAACTGAGGGACGCTGGCATCGACGTCGACGCATTCATTGACCTGATTCGCGGTCTTTTCGGCCTGCCAACAA GCTCCAGCAACAAGGTTCGACTCCATGTACGTGCCAAGAAGGCCAACCGCGACCTCCAGGATGACCTCAATGACTTCCTCGCCCTCATCCCCGTCGACGAAATTGTCGCTATCGTGCTCGACCACTTGGCCAACGACCCTGAGGTGCAGGCTGCTGTTCAGTACATACTCTCTGATGACTTCAAGAGCATTGTCCTGGCCATCGACGCTCTCCCAGAATACATTGAT TTCCTCAACTACCTGCAAGAGTCCGGCCTCGATGTCTACAAATACGTGAACGCTCTACACGACTTCCTGGGACTGCCCCAGCTTACCCCTCCATCCAAGCTGAGACGCGCCAGGAGCATCCGTTCCATGGTCGACGAGATTCTCGCCATCTTGCCATTGGACGAACTCCGGGCTCTGTTCGACGAGAAGCTGGAAACCAGCCCCGACTTCAAGGAACTGTACGACAGGATCAGGTCTCCCGAATTCCAG TCGATCGTGGAAACTCTGAACTCGCTGCCAGAGTACCAGGAGCTGCTCCAGAAACTGAGGGACGCTGGCATCGACGTCGACGCATTCATTGACCTGATTCGCGGTCTTTTCGGCCTGCCAACAA GCTCCAGCAACAAGGTTCGACTCCATGTACGTGCCAAGAAGGCCAACCGCGACCTCCAGGATGACCTCAATGACTTCCTCGCCCTCATCCCCGTCGACGAAATTGTCGCTATCGTGCTCGACCACTTGGCCAACGACCCTGAGGTGCAGGCTGCTGTTCAGTACATACTCTCTGATGACTTCAAGAGCATTGTCCTGGCCATCGACGCTCTCCCAGAATACATTGAT TTCCTCAACTACCTGCAAGAGTCCGGCCTCGATGTCTACAAATACGTGAACGCTCTACACGACTTCCTGGGACTGCCCCAGCTTACCCCTCCATCCAAGCTGAGACGCGCCAGGAGCATCCGTTCCATGGTCGACGAGATTCTCGCCATCTTGCCATTGGACGAACTCCGGGCTCTGTTCGACGAGAAGCTGGAAACCAGCCCCGACTTCAAGGAACTGTACGACAGGATCAGGTCTCCCGAATTCCAG TCGATCGTGGAAACTCTGAACTCGCTGCCAGAGTACCAGGAGCTGCTCCAGAAACTGAGGGACGCTGGCATCGACGTCGACGCATTCATTGACCTGATTCGCGGTCTTTTCGGCCTGCCTACCAGGAAATTTTAA